The genomic DNA accttcatcagaaagttcatctaactgttcttctaggcatgtttcccagacttcaacaggttctacattaagagaatgtttagatactgatcTAGATGAGACCgttttctcaggtgaatccaagctttgaaaaacatctggtaatttatgaattggtacgttattagagatagactcgtccataatcagatcactacaaacacagatttatgaggtctttaaggtgtttgcctgctctgataccaattaagaaagtgggggtacaacaaccacacccaatatttcgcttagcaatctgtatggacaaactccaatatactttcaagagaatcaactagactcaatcttaataaagtatatcaaagagttatatctctcttccgtgattcaattctttcttaagcaaatagaaatctgcgagtataaTTGAAcaaaagagaaatcacttgaacggtaccaaagaccaatgttcaagtatcaataaattttaatcaacaaccaaggtcggatttccaattgattgattcaaacgcacaatctgtgatatttcaattatataacaaaatataatgcggaatagaaataacacagacactagaattttgttaacgaggaaaccgcaaatgcagaaaaacccggggacctagtccagattgaacacacacggtattaagccgctacagacattagactactacaaactaacttcggtatggactgtagttgaaccccaattaatctcacattgatccaaggtacagttatgctcctacgtctctgattccagcaggatactacgcatttgattcccttagctgatctcacccacaactaagagttgatacgacccaaagtcgaagaatttaataaacaaatttgtatcacacagaaaagtctacatgaacagataaatctatctcccacagaaatacctgaaagttttcaaggtgaacaggaaccaattgataaaccagacttatattcccgaagaacagcctagtattaccaatcacctcacaataatcttaatcgacgcggcgaaagaagatattgtggaatcacaaacgatgagatgaatatgtttgtgattacttttatatctttcctatcggagatataaatatcaagtcaatcgttacgattgtactcaaaacgatagaagatgcaagatcagatcacacaactacgagaaagtaatatcgatctggcttcacaatcccaatgaagtctttcagtcgttaacctggtttacaagaaaaacctaaggttaaaggagaatcgactctagctaatacaactagtatcacacatgaggtgtggggattaggtttcccagttgctagagttctcccttatatagtctttcaaatcagggtttacaatcaatgttagcttggtaacaacgcattcaatattcatcgttagatgaaaacctgattagattcaagctaatatatttcaaccattggatcgaaaacttagcttgttacacacaaatgaaatgtaagattttaggtttgtgtaaccatacccaaacatgtacatttgttggttcaacaatagttaaccaaatggttagccatatgagcactttcatatcaaccatattcttcttcaccataactagttcaaatgactcaaataaactagttagagagttgttcagttgcaaggaaatcttatgtaactacacaagatacaatcgaagaaaaaacgatttaattcactcgaatcggttcatgaactttatagccacggtttgcatttaacattccttagttaatataaataagttcacaaacaatcttctttagatataaccagcttaagttcgcagacttggttcgcggacttaagttcccggaaagagttctcaaactccagcagatattctcgggtcgagaaattccgccagttcgcggaatgagttcacggctcttgttccggttctcttgatcaacatagttcgcaaacttcgattcaaggaaaaaggacttatacatatatgtgtttccacacaatgcttatatccaatattggttatataatctaaactctcatttcaatcattgaaacattcttagaggacgttatatagttgttattcacaaaccatttttcgtcaaagcaattttcaaagtgattgaaacatatcatgactttcgtcactaggtaaagatgaacttggccaaagcgaaagcttactaacacatatttcgagaaatagataggcgagataaactcagctcgaaatagcaaatgtgtataatcaaagtctatatagcaaaatgacttttgtctcaaggtatgagatatagtagatagacttttgagtgatagataagttcaagtctccacataccttttagtcgatgaagttccactagttccttgagtagtccttcgtcttgtatgatgattgccatggagttcttgagatcaactacactttctatcctagtccgagacttagctataatagactagaaatcaagacttatagttttgatcactaacattgacaaacatgcttgagataacaacgcatgcgagttcgaccgagcaatgatctaacagaaGCTATGAAAAAGGTAACTCGATAACTTTCTTATAATAATGATTTCTTGCTACATGTGTACATTGGATATACACCTTGATAAGGTTTACAAAATGATGACAAAATTTTGTcatgtgtacaacaatatacACCTGTAACACAGGTGTAAAAAGATGTATACCAGTGATCCATATTGGTACTTTGGCATGTTTTTAGATGCAACCAGGATGGGTAAAAGCTTGCAGTGATGAACATCAACAGATTTTGGATGAGTATAAAAATAATATGAAAGAAAATAGCAGAGATGCACTGAAAGAAAAGCTGTACAAAGCACTACAACAATGAGATGAAGCATTGGAAGAGCTTTCTGACTTGCAGGTTAAACATGAAAAGCCTGTTAGCTTCATCGAAGAAAAAAGCAAAAAACTTTACGCAGCTGATCTAAGGAATGTGAAAAATGATAAGGATCTTGTTGATTTGTTTGTTGACTCTTGCGAGAAATATTTTCATTTAACAAAGAATTAAAAAGTGAGGATGAacgtgatgatgataatgatgatgatgatgaggaggaaggtGAGAAATGTGAGAGAAGTGGCAAAGGTGGTGATGTGGatgacaatgatgatgatgatagtgatgatgatgatgatgatgatgaggaaggtgagAAAGGTGAGAGAAGTGGCAAAGGTGGTGATGTGGatgacaatgatgatgatgatagtgatgatgatgatgatgaggaaggcGAGAAAGGTAAGAGAAgtggcaaaggtggtgatgaggagcaggaggaggaggatggtggtgGCAAAGGTGGTGACCTACATGATGATGACAATGACAAAGAGGGAAGCAAAGGTGGTGATGAGGAGGATAGAACTGAATCCGAAAAGAATGAAGTTCCATCTGAAACTCCTAAAAGGCCAATGTATAATATCACTTTTATTAAATGTGGCAGtcattttttttatattcttTATATGTGTACATATGTGTACACTAGTGACTCATAACTTTTCTCAAAACTTGCATCTTTTAGCACTTTTTCATTAAAGACCAATGAGGCAAATGAAGAAAAGGATATGGAGGATGAAAATGAATATGACAAAGGAGTTGAGTCTGAAACTGCTAACAAGCCGAGGTATGATGATCTAAGCTcgcatttcttttcattttttttatatatagataCTTGTACACCActgataaaaatcaaataaaattgtatttttcaGCAGGCCTCTGTCAAAGtcaaaagaagaagaggatggcaAGGATGGAACAAGCCTAAGAGTTGAGTCTGAAACTGCTTAACAAGCCGAGGTATAAAGAAAATAATCTCAGCtcacatttcatttcattttctgtATATGTGTACCAAGATGTACACCTTAGTGATttcttgtgtgtgtgtgtgtacagTAGTGTACAACTTTGTACAACCTAATAAAACTGCATTTTTGCAGCACTTCTCTGCCAAAGACAAATGAAATCCCTGAAGATCAGATGGACCTTGATAACCAGGATGTGAGGAATACCACTCATACTGCTGaaattgatgaagctacgatAATTGCAGTTCAAGTAATATCTCAGCTGGACCCTAAAGGTATGTTTCCGGTTGAATAAGATGTTCTTTTACTCGCACAAGGAGAATATAAAGATAAGGAGACTTATACATCAATTGAGGACCTTCTAGATAACTTGTCTGAATCTGTGTTCGTAAAGCTTAAAAAAGGTTCTTACAGAATGGCACCATCTGAAGTGAAGGAAAatgaaaaaaacgggggtctaacaacaccacccaatatttcgcttagcaatctgtatggacaaactccaatatactttttatgagaatcaactagacagttagactcaatcaataaaaatatatatcaaagagtttatatctcaatctctcgatttgatctttactcaagcaaatggaaatctgcgagtctttatcaaagagagataacttggacggtaccaaagaccaatgtccaaggatcaatcaatatcaatcaacaaccaaaggttggatttccaatcgatgatctttaacgtacaacttgtattatttcaattatataaaaaatataatgcggaaacgaaataacacagacaccagaagttttgttaaccaggaaaccgcaaatgcagaaaaacctcgggacctagtccagattgaatacacactgtattaagccgctacagacactagcctactccaagctaacttcggactggactatagttgaaccccaatcagtctcccactaattcaaggtacagttgtactcctacgcctctgatcccggcaggatactacgcacttgattcccttagatgatctcacccacaactaagagttgttgcaacccaaaatcgcagacttgataacaaacaaatctgtctcacactgaaaagtctatcaaaggataaatatgtctcccacagaaaaaccctaggttttgttccgtcttaagatataaaatcaaggtgaacagaaaccaattgataatccggtcttatattcccgaagaacagcctagattaatcaatcacctctcaacaattcttcttgactacacaagcggtttgtcgaggaatcacaaacagtgagacgaagatgtttgtgacttctttatcttgcctatcggagaactctcaagatctcaagccaatcaaagattttactcgtaggatagaaaatgcaagatcagatcacacaactacgataaaagtagtatcggtctggcttcacaatcccaatgaaatatttaagtcgttcacttggttttagagaagaaaaccaaaggttaaatgagaatcgactctaatgagcgcactagtatcacacagacgtgtggggattagttttgcacaatcctagatgtctcctttatatagttttcaaatcagggtttttccttatttacaaagaaatccatattcacctttagatgaaaacctgatttagattcaagctaatatttctcaaccgttagatcgaaaacttagcttgtcacacacacttgggtagacgtttactgggtttgtgaaaaccgtgcccaaacgtgtacgtgtatgttggttcatcatagtaacccaaaaggttaaccatatgagcatttcatattaacctagttcttcttcaccataacaagttcaattgactcaaatgaactagttagagagttgttcaattgctatgagatcttacctaactacacaagacacaattgaaacaaggatgattcgattcgatgaatcgactcatgaactttatagccacggtttgcataaagcattccttagtaatttaagtttcatgttcagagcacagcTTTAGATCGTAACCACTTAAGCTcccaaacaagttcgcggacttaaggaaaccgccAGATCGCGGACTAGGTCCACGGACTAaatacgcaaacgagtttttggaaaatcccagcagaaattctcggtaagagaacttccgtcagttcgcggactgggttcgcggacttggaaaagccaattcctctggtttctctcaatcaacaaagttcaaaaacttcggattaaggaatacatggttatgtaatctatactctcattccaatcattgagacattctcataggacgttatgtagccgttattcacagaccgtttcacgtcagagcaattctcaaagtaattgaaacttttcatgactttcgtcactaggtgaagataaacttgatcaaagcgagacGCTTtagcaacacacgatttcgagaaaaagataagtagtgaatactcagctcgaaatgtcaaatgtgtatgatccagtctatatagcatacgactttttgtttcatacgaagtaagagatagaatagatagacttttgagtgatagataagttcaagtctccatatacctttttgttgatgaagttccacggttccatgagtagatcttcgtcgttgtatgatgaatctccatgaagtccttgagctcaactacacttttctatcctagtccgagacttagctataatagactagaaatcaagactcatagttttgatcactaacattgacaaacatgcttgatatagcaacgcatgcgaggtcgaccgatctatgctctaacaatctccccctttgctaattttagtgacaaaactattaatacatatggagtacaaaaagataaactttagtggttcCTATtctatagtctaatcttcaacattccttgaaatcttcgtccttccaagtactccagtgatcccaaaggttgtaagtttagcaccaccgttgttgaagatccgtagctataacaatgagagaaatcgagattccagatcattattatacagtgtcatagtatcattatgtaacatcaaagtccaattgcatcacgactttaacaacaatactatggtgatatgtatcactcccccttagtcaatactccatctcgatcatggaaaccactcccccttacacaatgatccgaaaaccatatgtatttgtagtgtgaactacattatttctccccctttttgtcaataaaattggcaaaggtaaaagaacgggatcataatgaaatttccacaagaaatatttcatagactaaaagaaaaatacataccaacttaatttagatgcaatcataaagccgaagctaaatccattcatcaaggagttttaagatacaagataacccctataaaattccacagccgcacacccctcaagatattactattaagcacaagttcaaaagaactctcccccatttgatgtcattcccgaaagaacaacaagagcgaccttaatttcgaaacaaaagaaggattttttaattggacaccaaaaaccatggaaatgattttatatatctaaaactgaaccaaattaatcacaagtaaacccatgattaatttaatcggaatacaaaattaaatcaaaccacaaaattgatcaatttaatttattgtgctcaacataagaaaactcacggagctacgactaagataaccacacggagatgactaccttaatcgttcaaatactcagcataaggaaaaccttacggaatatacgaatacatcaaccaatagaacatgattagtatagccgttcatatactcaacacaagaacttgtggaatatatgaaaaactcaactagattaattacaagagaacctataattaatctgattggaatacacaaccaaactaatcaccgaatcaatcaatttaattgtcaaatgattttgctcgacaaaagaagactttcggagaaaataactaaataaccaaacaagatgattaatttagttcaagaatgctcaacatataacatctcatggaacaaccaacaaggccaatattaatcgacatagttgtaaggtgctccacataagatacacaatggagccttcacggtaaaacataacaaaatggatcaatgaagatcaataccgtggatatcatacaaggatctattctgttttccataactatttgcataacgacataataaactttatccttgtcaaacaaaagatttcatcctatttcccaccaaataaatgattgcataggcacaacttttgtaattgtcaaaagtccattcgtcctttcatcaataagaatatcaatttatgaacgactttacttttgacacaatatgggactttcaagttcacggacgcaaacagtacatatcccataaaaatattgcaatatcacaaaatcataaatattaatactgcaataatgtcatcctccaaatatttttagaatttaaaaaccgaTAAACCTAAGAAATAAtcttaagaagatgaaaacaaaaatagctatgtgtagtcacaatcttcgctattcaaagcactagttattcttccaactaatccaaaaagaagacatactaggcaacaattcctttgagaaattctttatgattcccgaactccttgttatcgacaaccgtcgggacataaggttcacggagataagtgtcaatacccacgaactgtcttggctaaagaggtcgaattagggtcctctgaatttccaaagatttagacacaaacgtcttatttcataaatctcccttcttatttcctttaactcatcaagaacatcggaaaacttctgagagttagaaggaacaaccctgggttttcttgtattccttctttttcttttcagggacttagaaacaggagatttctgtttttccttgattgaagacttaacaatcctgttgacatcctttccatctgacgacatagtgctttgagaacagttatgaacaactggatttttgtgatggaatcacttaactcaacaagcattcttataaaggatgtcaaaaggaaaaaggaatgtagggttcgaaacctattcacaggttcgtatacgcccaactctaaaaccctataaagagtagaattgtcgataataacccttttttttatttgatagacaaaaaataaaaaatctaagaaaagaaggaaaaacttttctgaagcctggatcaacactcaatcttgtctcttttcgaacaggcacatgagacaagattttcccaacaacaaaataaagttgtgttgcgatgaacaacgatttgtccatctttttcctcatgggaggaatcctctgatctctgtctatcaaaacgatttaaccatattttcttttcaaatggtcttattctatccttggaaaccaacttcttagacgaagataagatcctacatacctcggcggtcttttgagcaagtttcatcttccttgctaatcgatctgctcttcgttgaagtttgttggagtACCTTATTTGGTGTTTGTATTTGTAATacattgatagttcgtgtcccttcatcgaacaaaacgagcacgtcaatcttggatagtattcaggcatctgagatgtgcaagcagctagacatactgttgatcctgaaacatcactgatagggtttccagttatcggattcagtgaatcttccagcttgattgggtttccctcttctccgaacccattgaggttgatatatgtattgctacaagtatcaaaatcgatgttttcacaaagaatccctatacttgatttcctatcttcatcggaatcataggtttcagacatttcatcaagtgttacaactagacctttgttcccagtgtattttctacgatttgagcattcgttagcaaaatggacaaaacccttacacttaaagcactaaggcatgtcctcgtcatcagccttgtcagcatccctgtttttcggaggtacgcgaccgtgaggtttgtctgatgacttaggtttatctcttgaaaaccgtttacttctcttcaacagaagatccctaaactgtcttgtgatcaaggagactgatttgtcaagatcttcatccgaaaaatcatcctcagactgatcatcctcaaagacatgaacactcttacctttgacaagtaatttagtgttcttttgtgctttaaaggcaacatccttaccgactttggatgtatgctcatggtcaaagatcttaagctttccaaccaaggtgtttatggaaagattatcgaggttattccccctcaacgatggcatgcttcttagactcgtatctagatggcagagatctgagaattttcatcacaatgtccttttcaggaatagtcttacccaatgcaaaagatgcattaacaatttcagacactttgtgattaaactcatcaaatgtttcttcatctgccatacgaaggttctcccaatcggaattaaggttttgaagcctaacatcCTTTTCACgggagttgccttcaaatacggtttctaagatatcccaagcatctttagatctagtgcagtttgtcacatgatgctgaagatttggggtaatggcatgtatgatagcatcaaaccgtcggaatttttctttgcatcagttatctcaacaacggtgtattcaccaataggtttgggaacgtttacatcaccaactgccacaacgggagcatcatagccattaaccacatatacccatgattgaaaatcacgcgattgaagaaaagctcgcatagcaattttccaccataagtaattggagccatcgaagactggtggtacgttaatagagataacacctctgtccatagagtcagatcgctacaaacactgacttgttaggtcttaaacatgtttgcctgctctgataccaattgaaaaaacgggggtctaacaacaccgtccaatatttcgcttaacaatctgtatggacaaactacaatatactttttatgagaatcaactagacagttagactcaatcaataaaaagatatatcaaagagtttatatctcaatctctcaatttgatctttactcaagcaaatggaaatctgcgagtctttatcaaagagagataacttggacggtaccaaagaccaatgtccaaggatcaatcaatatcaatcaacaaccaaaggttggatttccaatcgatgatatttaacgcacaacctgtattatttcaattatataaaaaatataatgcggaaaagaaataacacagacaccaaaagttttgttaacgaggaaactgcaaatgcagaaaaatctcgggacctagtccag from Papaver somniferum cultivar HN1 unplaced genomic scaffold, ASM357369v1 unplaced-scaffold_24, whole genome shotgun sequence includes the following:
- the LOC113340964 gene encoding nucleolin-like, with the protein product MYTSDPYWYFGMFLDATRMEIFSFNKELKSEDERDDDNDDDDEEEGEKGERSGKGGDVDDNDDDDSDDDDDEEGEKGKRSGKGGDEEQEEEDGGGKGGDLHDDDNDKEGSKGGDEEDRTESEKNEVPSETPKRPITFSLKTNEANEEKDMEDENEYDKGVESETANKPSTSLPKTNEIPEDQMDLDNQDVRNTTHTAEIDEATIIAVQVISQLDPKGMFPVE